The genomic region CGGGCCACCGCGACCAGGCGCAGGTATTCCAGCGTGGTCGCCTGGGTGCGGCCCTTGAGGTGGTTGTTCTCCGGCTGGTACGTCCACGGGATGAACGACCGGAAGCCACGGGTGCGGTCCTGCACGTCGCGGATCATGCGGAGGTGCTCGATCCGCTCGGCGTGCGTCTCGCCGGTGCCCATCATCATGGTGGCGGTCGACTCGATGCCCTGCCGGTGGGCCAGCTCCATGACCTCCAGCCAGCGCTCACCCGACTCCTTGAGCGGCGCGATGGCCTTACGCGGGCGCTCGGGCAGCATCTCCGCGCCAGCACCGGCGATGGAGTCCAGACCGGCGGCCTTGATTCGGGCGATGGCCTCGTCCAGGCTCACGCCGGACACCTTGGCCATGTGCAGGATCTCGCTCGGGCCGATCGAGTGGATGACGAGCTGGGGGTACGCCTGCTTGACCGAGGAGAACAGCTCCTCGTAGTACTCGACGCCGTAGTCCGGGTGGTGCCCGCCCTGGAGCATGACCTGGGTGGCGCCCAGCTCGACCGCCTCGCCGCAGCGACGCAGGATCTCCTCGGTCGGGTGGGTCCATCCCTCGGAGTGCTTGGGTGCCCTGTAGAACGCGCAGAACTTGCACGCCGTCACGCAGACGTTCGTGTAGTTGATGTTGCGATCGATCAGGTAGGTGACGACGTTGTCCGGGTAGCGCCGCCGGCGCACCGCGTCCGCCGCCTCGCCCAACGCGTGAAAGGGCGCCTCGGTGTAGAGCAGCAGCGCCTCCTCGGGCGTGATCCGCCCGCCGTCCGCGCCGCGTTGCAGGATGTCGTCGATCTCGCGGTTCGCCGTCACACCCCGAGCCTACGTCGGCCCCTCAGCGGCCGGCACGCCCCTCCGACTCCAGTGACGGGAACCCCTCGAGTCGACCTCAGTCCATCCCCGGGCTCGCGACCGGCAGCCCCACACTCTTTGCCGCGTCCAGGAGGCGACGGTCGTAGGTTACGAAGGCGGCGAAGTCCGACCCGGACTGCGCGGCGAGGACCTCCGCTGTGGCGAGGTGAATGGCATCGAGGCTCCGCAACAGCGGATCGCCGTACGCCCCGGCGGCAGCACGGACGGTGGCGTCGATCTCCACGCGATACAGGCGGGCCAGCGCCCCCGGCACGCCAGCCAGGGCGAGCGGCGCCGACCGACGCAACGCCCTCGGCACCTCGACTTCCACAAGCGCGGAAGCGACGAGCGACATGCCGGACCGCTCGTTCAGCCAAGCGATCAACTGCTCGGTCGCCGGCTCGCGGCGAAGTAGCTTGATGATCGCGGCCGAGTCGAGGTAGATCACCAGCGCTCTTCCTCACGCGCGGCGGCGAGCCCGGCGGCCACGTCGATCGCAGGGTCACCGAGCACAGGAGGTAGCGGCAGCGGGCCGCCGTCCGTCGGCGCCGTCGCCCTTCCCTCCGAGACCAGCCGGGACAGCAGAGCCCCACCGGCGACAATCGGTACCAGCCGGGCAATGGGTTCGCCGCGATCCGTCACCTCGACGGTCTCGCCGGCACGCACGCGGGCCAGCACCCGGCTGGTGTGCTGGTTCAGCTCTCGAACCGCGACCTGCTCCATGCGACGAGTGTAGTACGAGATGTCCTACACGTCACGCATCGTAGTCGACGGTGAGCCTGTCGGTGGTCGGGCTGGACTGGCAGGTCAGGACGTAACCGGCCGCCAACTCGTCGGGCTCCAGGGCATAGTTGCGGGCCATCGTGACCGCGCCGTCGACGACCTTCGCCTTGCAGGTCGAGCAGACACCACCCTTGCAGGCGTACGGCAACTCGCCGCGCACCTTCAGCGCGGCGTCAAGCACCCGCTCCTCACGGCCCATCGTGAAGTTCGACGACCGGCCGTCCAGCACGATGGTGACCTCCGCGCCTGCGCCCGGCTGGTCGCCGGGGCGTACCACAGGCTCCGGCGGCGCGTCGACGTGAAACAACTCGGTACGGACCGCCGACTCGGGCAGCCCGCGCCCGGTCAGCACGTCCCGGGCGTCGACCACCATGGCGTACGGGCCGCAGAGGAACCACTCCTCGATGACCTCGCCCGGCACGATGGTCTCCAGCAGACGGGCCAGCCGGTCGGCGTCGATCCGCCCGGAGAGCAGCGGCGACTCGCCCTGCTCGCGGGACAGCACGTGCACGAGGTGCAGCCGGGTGGGGTAGCGGTCCTTCAGGTCGGCCAACTCCTCGGCGAACATCACCGTGTTCGCCGTGCGGTTGCCGTACACCAGTGTGAAGGTGCTGGCCGGCTCGACGGCCAGTGCCGTCGCGACGAGCCCGAGCACCGGCGTGATCCCGGAACCGGCGACGACCGCGCCGTAGTGCCGCACCCGGTCCGGCGCGAACGCCGTGGTGAACGTGCCAAGCGGCGGCAGCACCTCGACCGTGTCGCCGCCGCGCAGCGCGCCGCACGCGAACGCCGAGAACGCGCCGCCGGGGATCTCGCGCACGCCGATCCGCAGCCGCCCGTGCCGGGCCAGGTCGTCGGGGATGGAGCAGATCGAGTACGACCGCCGCACGTCCTCGCCGCCGTCGGTCACCCGGCGCACTGTGAGGTGCTGGCCCGCGCGGAACGCGAAGGTGTCGCGCAACTCCTCGGGTACGGCGAACGTGACAGCCACCGAATCGTCGGTGAGCCTGTCGACTGCGGAGACCGGCAGCGGGTGGAAGACCGGCCGGCGGCGGACCGGCCTGGTGATGGTGACTGTCACAGTGCCTTCAGGTGGTCGAAGGGTTCGGAGCACGAACGGCAACGCCACAGCGCCTTGCAGGCTGTCGAGCCGAACCGGCTCACCTGCTCGGTCTCCGGCGACCCGCAGCGCGGGCAGCGGACCGCCAGGGTCAGCGCCACCACTCCGGAGGCGGCGACCGGCGACGGCGGAGCGATGCCGGCGGCGGCGAGCTTGGCCCGCCCACCGTCGGAGATCCAGTCGGTGCTCCAGGCCGGGCTGTAGACCGTGCGGACCTCGACGTCCGGGTGCCCGGCGGCGGCGAGCGCGCGCCGGATGTCGGCCCGGATCACGTCCATGGCCGGGCAGCCGGTGTAGGTCGGTGTGATGGTCACTGTGACCCGCCCGGTGGCGGGGTCCTCCTCGACCGCGCGCAGGATCCCCAGCTCGTCGATCGTGATGACCCGGATCTCCGGGTCCACCACCGCCGCGACGGCAGTACGCGGATCGACAGGCACGCGGTCACCGGCTGCGGGGCTGGGCCGCGTCGCGCTCCGCGCGCTCACCAGGCCGCCCCCGGGTGAGCGCGGTGCAGCACCTGCATCTCGGCGAGCAGGTACGACAGGTGCTCGGTGTGCACACCGGCCCGCCCGCCGCCCGGCGCCCAACCGCCCTCCGGCCGGCTGAGCGTCGCCTCGGCCAGCACCGGGCCGACGGTGTCGTCGAACGCCTGCCGCAGCGTGGCCGGGTCGACCGGTGCCGCCGGGTCCGCGACGAACAACTCGTGGGTGTACGGCCAGACGTGGTCGACGGCCGCCTGCATCCGGCGGTGCGACTCCTCGGTGCCGTCACCGAGCCGCTTCACCCACAGGGAGCCGTGGTCCAGGTGGTACGCCGACTCCTTGCGGGCCTTCGCGCCGATAGCGGCCAGTCGCTCGTCCGCGCATCCGGCGAGCGCCGTGTAGAGCGGCACCTGGTACGCCGCCAGGAAGAAAAGTTTCGCCATGGTCACCGCGAAGTCGCCGTTTGGCAGCTCGACCAGGAGCACGTTGCGGAACTCGCGGTCGTCGCGCAGGTACGCAAGCGCGTCCTCGTCGCGGCCGGCGCCCTCCAGCTCACCCGCGTACGACAGCAGCAGGCGGGCCGCGCCGAGCTGGTCGAGGGCGATGTTCGCAAGCGCGATGTCCTCTTCCATCTCCGGCGCACGGGTGGTCCACTCGGCCAGCCGCTGCGCCGCGATCAGCGCGTCGTCACCGAGGGCGACTGTGAAGTCGAACGGCCCGTTCACAGGTGGGCCACCCCGTCCGGCACCTCGTAGAACGTGGGATGGCGGTAGACCTTGTCGGCCGCCGGGTCGAAGAAGGCGTCCTTCTCGTCCGGGCTCGACGCGGTGATCGCGCTCGCCGGCACCACCCAGATCGACACACCCTCCTGCCTGCGGGTGTAGAGGTCCCTGGCGTTGCGCAGGGCCAGCTCGGCATCGGGGGCGTGCAGGCTGCCGACGTGGGTGTGCGACAGCCCGCGCCGCGCCCGTACGAAGACCTCCCACAGCGGCGAGTGTTCGGTGCTCACGCGGCTACCTTCTCCCTCTTCTCCGCCCGCTTGGCGGCGTACGCCGCGGCGGCCTCGCGTACCCATGCGCCGTCGGCGTGGGCGGCCCGGCGGTGCGCCATCCGTTCCCGGTTGCACGGCCCGTCGCCGGAGATCACCCGCATCAGCTCGTCGTAGTCCGGCTGGGTGTAGTCGTACGCCTGCCGTTGCTCGTTCCAGCGCAGGTCGTCGTCGGGGATGCGCAGCCCGAGGACCTCGGCCTGCTGGACGCACATGTCGACGAAGCGCTGCCGCAGGTCGTCGTTCGAGAAGCGCTTGATCTTCCAGGCCATCGACTGGGTGGAGTGGGTGGAGTCGCCGTCCGGCGGGCCGAACATCGCAAGCGACGGGTACCACCAGCGGTCCACGGCGTCCTGGGCCATCGCCTGCTGCGCGGGGGTGCCGTGCGCCAGGGTGTGCAGGATCTCGTAGCCCTGGCGCTGGTGGAACGACTCCTCTTTGCAGACCCGGATCATCGCTCGCGCGTACGGGCCGTAGGAGCAGCGGCACAGCGGCACCTGGTTGACGATCGCCGCGCCGTCCACCAGCCAGCCGATCGCGCCCACGTCGGCCCAGGTCAGAGTGGGGTAGTTGAAGATCGAGCTGTACTTCTGCCTTCCGTCGAGCAGCAGTTGCACAAGCTCGTCGCGGGTGATGCCGAGGGTCTCCGCGGCGGCGTAGAGGTAGAGCCCGTGGCCCGCCTCGTCCTGCACCTTGGCCAGCAGGATCGCCTTGCGCTTGAGCGACGGCGCCCGGCTGATCCAGTTGCCTTCCGGCTGCATGCCGATGATCTCGGAGTGGGCATGCTGGGCGATCTGCCGGATCAACGTCCGGCGGTACGCCTCGGGCATCCAGTCACGCGGCTCGATCTTTTGCTCCGCGTCGACGACCTCGGCGAAGTACGCAGCCAGGTCCTCGTCCGGTGCCGGGCCGCCCCGGCGCTGACGAGCGGCGGCCGCCCGCAGGTCTGCCTCGGCCGCCTCGACCTCACCGAGCAGGCCAGCGCCGGGTGCGTCGTCCGGTGCGGAGAAGTCGTTGCCATACATGAGGACAAGTGTTACAGCTTGCGCCCTGATGCACTAGGGGGTGTAACAGGAAACCCGAGTCACCTACCGTAACGGATGGGCACTTTTTGACCACGCATCGCTACGGGCCGCCTATGACTTGAGTCACTGCCGAAACGTGAATCCTCACACAAGACGCATATAAGCCTGATTTCCCACGGAAATGGCGTGTCACCAGGTGTCGAGGTCTGCCGTTCGGTCAGTCCGGACGTAGACTTCTGCCGGTCAACCGATCGGCTGCCACCAATCGCCGGCTCCACAGAGGCCACCGTCCCCCGCGCCTCGGCGAACGCACCGATCGCCCGGACAACAAGCCGGCCCCCCGGCCCTGACATCTGGAGCTCACCCAAATCATGCGATCCCGCGTGACCATGGTGTTCGCCGTCGTAGCGGTCCTTCTCGGTGGCGTCCTGCTGGTCCCCACCGCGTACGCCCGACTCTCCAACGGCGACAGCAGCGGAGGTGGCGGTGGCGCCGCCTCCGTCGCCGCGCCCTCGCCCACTCCGCCGCCGCCACCCACGCTGGCCGCCGGCCCGGTGTCGGTGAGCTTCAAGGGCGAGTTCTTCTCGTGGGCTCTGCTGGAGCGGGAAACGGGCAAGATCTCCGGGTCGCCGAACATGACAGCGACCAGCTCCACCGAGTCGATGATCAAGGCGTGGATCGTCGCGGACTACCTGCGGCAACTCGGGGACAAGGAGCCGACCGAAGCTCTCAAGAAGGCGTCGGTACTGGCCATCCGGGACAGCAACGACGCGGCTGCCAACAAGGTCTACGCCGCTGCCGGTGGCTCCTACAAGACACCGGCGAACGGGCAGCCGGGCCCGGTCATCCAGCGGGCGATCAAGATCTGCGGGCTGACCGACACCAAGCGGGGCAATGTGCCGAAGTACGAGGGCTGGTGGAGTTTCACCCGGATGTCACCCCGGGACGCCGCCCGGCTCGGCGACTGCATCGCCAGCGGTAAGGCCGCCGGCCCGAAGTGGACCGAGTGGGTGCTCAGCGAGATGAGCAAGGTTCGCGGCACCACCGCGGACAAGGACCAGAAGGCCGATTCGGGCGGTGGGCGCTGGGGGATCATCGACGGCCTGCCGAAGTCGATCACCGCGCAGGGCCCGGTCAGCATGAAGAACGGTTGGACCCGCCTGTACTACGACGGCAACTGGCACGTCAATTGCCTTGCTGTCACCGACAAGTGGAGCCTCGCGGTGATGATGCGTTACCCCATCAGGTCCAGCCTCGACTACGGCGCGCAGGCCTGCGCCAGCGTGGCCACCCAACTCGTCACCCCGCAGCCGGGCGCCGCGCTGAAGGTGCCACAGCCGGCTGAGGCCCTCTGATGCCCGGGAGTCGCCGGGCGGACCGCCGAGACGAGGGCGAGAGCTCCCCGTTACGGCTGATCGCCGTCGCGGTCATCCTTGTCGGGCTGGTGCTGGTGTCACTGCGGCTGCTGCCCGGGTCACCGTTCGAGTCGTCCGCCGCCGCCAAGTGGGGTGAGTCGGACGCGAGCAGCGGCCGGTCCACAAGTGGCGCGACCGACCGCAGCGCCCGCCAGCCCGCAGCGCCGTCGACGAGCCCCAGTCCGGCGCTGGCACCGCTGCCGTTCGCGGCCAAGGACCTCGACCTGGACATCGCGGGCTGGTACGGCTGGAGCGTTCTCGACCGCCGGACCGGGAAGATCATCGGTTCGAAGAACATGGACGAGACGAGCACCACCGCCTCGATGATCAAGTCGTGGATCGTCGCCGACTACCTCCGCCGGGCCGCCGACGCCGGCCAGACGCCGAGCGACGCGAAGCTTGACGACGCCACGAGGATCATCCGGGACAGCGACAACACAAGGGCCGAGCAGTTCTACAACTCGGTCGGCCGGGACGCCTCGATCAAGCGGCTGATCTCCATGTGCAAGCTCACCGACAGCAGCGTCGCCCCCGACAAGGGCTGGAGCCGTACGGCGCTTTCCCCCCGCGACACCGCCCGGCTGGGCAACTGCATCGCCACCGGCACGGCCGCCGGTCCCAAGTGGACCAAGTGGCTGCTCAACGAGATGAAGCTGGTCCGCGGCGCCGGTGACTTCGGCATCCGCAAGGCGTTCCCGGCCGCCAAGCAGAAGCAGATCGCCATCAAGAACGGGTGGATCGACAGGACCCGCGAGCAGCAGATGCACATCAACTGCCTGGCCATCGGCGACACCTGGACGATGGGCGTGATGGTCAAGTACCCGATCGACATGGGCTACGACTACGGCATGAAGAACTGCGAGAAGATCACCGAGGCGCTGCTCAGCCCCGGCACCTGACCGCCGACGGCTGGGTCGTTCGCGGTCGGCGGCTTGGTCTCTTTGTGGGGTCGCTTCGCCGGGCGGTTCAGCTGGCGAAGAACTCGGGGCCGTCGACCGGCAGCGCCGGCACCTCGCCGATCGCGGCGGCACGCCTGGCGAACTCCCGCAGCCCGGCGACCTGCCGGTCACCGAGCGAGAAGTCCAAGGTCCGGAAGTACGTGGCCAGCGTCGCGGCGTCGAACGTCTCCCACCGAGCCGCCGCCTCGGCGACCTGGTCCAACTCGGCCAGGCAGAGGTCACGCGACCGCAGGAACGCCTCGTGCACCTCCTTCACCATGCCCGGGTGCGCGGCGGCGAAGTCGCGGCGTACCGCCCAGACGGCGAAGACCATCGGCAGCCCGCTCCACTCCCGCCACGCCTGCCCGAGGTCGGTGACGGTGACGCCCCGCTGCGGCGCCTCGTAGAGCGCCCGCAGCGCCACGTCGCCGATCAGCACGCCGGCGTCGGCCTCCAGGAGCATCTGCGTGAGGTCCGGCGGGCAACGGTAGTAGTCGGGGCGTACGTTGTAGCGCTCGGCGAGCAGCAGCTGCGCCAGCATCACCCCGGTCCGCGAGGTCGAGCCGAGCGCCACCCGCGCGCCGTCCAGCTCAGCGAGGGGTCG from Micromonospora profundi harbors:
- the paaD gene encoding 1,2-phenylacetyl-CoA epoxidase subunit PaaD, with translation MPVDPRTAVAAVVDPEIRVITIDELGILRAVEEDPATGRVTVTITPTYTGCPAMDVIRADIRRALAAAGHPDVEVRTVYSPAWSTDWISDGGRAKLAAAGIAPPSPVAASGVVALTLAVRCPRCGSPETEQVSRFGSTACKALWRCRSCSEPFDHLKAL
- a CDS encoding type II toxin-antitoxin system Phd/YefM family antitoxin; the encoded protein is MEQVAVRELNQHTSRVLARVRAGETVEVTDRGEPIARLVPIVAGGALLSRLVSEGRATAPTDGGPLPLPPVLGDPAIDVAAGLAAAREEERW
- a CDS encoding type II toxin-antitoxin system VapC family toxin, whose amino-acid sequence is MIYLDSAAIIKLLRREPATEQLIAWLNERSGMSLVASALVEVEVPRALRRSAPLALAGVPGALARLYRVEIDATVRAAAGAYGDPLLRSLDAIHLATAEVLAAQSGSDFAAFVTYDRRLLDAAKSVGLPVASPGMD
- the paaC gene encoding 1,2-phenylacetyl-CoA epoxidase subunit PaaC, translated to MNGPFDFTVALGDDALIAAQRLAEWTTRAPEMEEDIALANIALDQLGAARLLLSYAGELEGAGRDEDALAYLRDDREFRNVLLVELPNGDFAVTMAKLFFLAAYQVPLYTALAGCADERLAAIGAKARKESAYHLDHGSLWVKRLGDGTEESHRRMQAAVDHVWPYTHELFVADPAAPVDPATLRQAFDDTVGPVLAEATLSRPEGGWAPGGGRAGVHTEHLSYLLAEMQVLHRAHPGAAW
- the paaB gene encoding 1,2-phenylacetyl-CoA epoxidase subunit PaaB produces the protein MSTEHSPLWEVFVRARRGLSHTHVGSLHAPDAELALRNARDLYTRRQEGVSIWVVPASAITASSPDEKDAFFDPAADKVYRHPTFYEVPDGVAHL
- the mqnC gene encoding cyclic dehypoxanthinyl futalosine synthase, whose product is MTANREIDDILQRGADGGRITPEEALLLYTEAPFHALGEAADAVRRRRYPDNVVTYLIDRNINYTNVCVTACKFCAFYRAPKHSEGWTHPTEEILRRCGEAVELGATQVMLQGGHHPDYGVEYYEELFSSVKQAYPQLVIHSIGPSEILHMAKVSGVSLDEAIARIKAAGLDSIAGAGAEMLPERPRKAIAPLKESGERWLEVMELAHRQGIESTATMMMGTGETHAERIEHLRMIRDVQDRTRGFRSFIPWTYQPENNHLKGRTQATTLEYLRLVAVARLFFETVPHLQASWLTTGKDVGQLALHMGVDDLGSIMLEENVISSAGARHRSNLHELIGMIRSADRIPAQRDTLYNRLAVHHTPADDPTDERVVSHFSSIALPGGGAGRSLPLVEVN
- a CDS encoding serine hydrolase, whose amino-acid sequence is MPGSRRADRRDEGESSPLRLIAVAVILVGLVLVSLRLLPGSPFESSAAAKWGESDASSGRSTSGATDRSARQPAAPSTSPSPALAPLPFAAKDLDLDIAGWYGWSVLDRRTGKIIGSKNMDETSTTASMIKSWIVADYLRRAADAGQTPSDAKLDDATRIIRDSDNTRAEQFYNSVGRDASIKRLISMCKLTDSSVAPDKGWSRTALSPRDTARLGNCIATGTAAGPKWTKWLLNEMKLVRGAGDFGIRKAFPAAKQKQIAIKNGWIDRTREQQMHINCLAIGDTWTMGVMVKYPIDMGYDYGMKNCEKITEALLSPGT
- the paaA gene encoding 1,2-phenylacetyl-CoA epoxidase subunit PaaA is translated as MYGNDFSAPDDAPGAGLLGEVEAAEADLRAAAARQRRGGPAPDEDLAAYFAEVVDAEQKIEPRDWMPEAYRRTLIRQIAQHAHSEIIGMQPEGNWISRAPSLKRKAILLAKVQDEAGHGLYLYAAAETLGITRDELVQLLLDGRQKYSSIFNYPTLTWADVGAIGWLVDGAAIVNQVPLCRCSYGPYARAMIRVCKEESFHQRQGYEILHTLAHGTPAQQAMAQDAVDRWWYPSLAMFGPPDGDSTHSTQSMAWKIKRFSNDDLRQRFVDMCVQQAEVLGLRIPDDDLRWNEQRQAYDYTQPDYDELMRVISGDGPCNRERMAHRRAAHADGAWVREAAAAYAAKRAEKREKVAA
- a CDS encoding menaquinone biosynthetic enzyme MqnA/MqnD family protein, with the translated sequence MAERIARPRVGHIQFLNCLPIYWGLMRSGALLDVDLHKDSPDQLNAALVAGDLDIGPISLVEYLRHADELLLLPDLAVGSDGPVLSVNVVSTRPLAELDGARVALGSTSRTGVMLAQLLLAERYNVRPDYYRCPPDLTQMLLEADAGVLIGDVALRALYEAPQRGVTVTDLGQAWREWSGLPMVFAVWAVRRDFAAAHPGMVKEVHEAFLRSRDLCLAELDQVAEAAARWETFDAATLATYFRTLDFSLGDRQVAGLREFARRAAAIGEVPALPVDGPEFFAS
- the paaE gene encoding 1,2-phenylacetyl-CoA epoxidase subunit PaaE, which translates into the protein MTVTITRPVRRRPVFHPLPVSAVDRLTDDSVAVTFAVPEELRDTFAFRAGQHLTVRRVTDGGEDVRRSYSICSIPDDLARHGRLRIGVREIPGGAFSAFACGALRGGDTVEVLPPLGTFTTAFAPDRVRHYGAVVAGSGITPVLGLVATALAVEPASTFTLVYGNRTANTVMFAEELADLKDRYPTRLHLVHVLSREQGESPLLSGRIDADRLARLLETIVPGEVIEEWFLCGPYAMVVDARDVLTGRGLPESAVRTELFHVDAPPEPVVRPGDQPGAGAEVTIVLDGRSSNFTMGREERVLDAALKVRGELPYACKGGVCSTCKAKVVDGAVTMARNYALEPDELAAGYVLTCQSSPTTDRLTVDYDA